A segment of the Panacibacter ginsenosidivorans genome:
TCGCAGGCAGGCAGGTTGCAAAAGGCAGCTGTACTACAGGCATTATTCAACTGCCAGAAAATATTAGTGCAGGAATTTATATTGTTGAAATAGACAATAGAATAATTACAAGACAAAAAATCGCAGTGATAAAATAATCATGGTTTTGATAATTAGGATTTTGACTGCTTTATATAGGTGCTGGTGGTAGTAATTACTGCAGGTTCAAAATCAAATTTTATGGTAACAAAAAATTAAATACAGGTATGAAAACAACAATCAAGACAGGGCTTGCGGCATTGATTATGCTAATAGCAATTTCCTGCAAAAAGGAAAATACAAACATGCGTGCTTTTGCAAAAACTGATGACAGTGCAATGCAATTATCGGTCTCAGATCTTACTGCTGCTGATGCAGTAATAATAGGTACACAGGTATGGATGAAAAAAGACCTTACGACCAGCTATTACAGGAACGGAGATAAGATACCACAGGTAAAAGATCCAGCTAAATGGGCTAAGTTAACAACAGGAGCGTGGTGCTGGTATAATAATGATCCACGCTATGGTAAGCTGTATAACTGGTATGCTGTAAATGATCCCAGGGGGCTTGCACCCGCCGCAGGTTGGCATATACCCAGTGATGCAGAGTGGACTGCATTAACTACATTTTTAGGTGGTTATACTGTGGCTGGTGGAAAGATGAAAGAAACCGGAACTACACACTGGCTTACGCCTAATGCAGATGCTACCAATAGTAGCGGGTTTACTGCACTTCCCGGAGGCACACGATATTATCTTGGCGACTTCTTTGATGTTGGTGGCTATGGTTACTGGTGGAGTTCAACAGAATCAGATTCGCAGTCAGCTTATCACAGATTGCTTACTTATTTCTATGGCGCTATTTCAAGATTTACAGATTACAAAACAAATGGTTTCTCTGTTCGTTGTATAAAAGACTAATTGTTTCTTACTACTGAGTAATATATTCAAACAGATAGCCACAGACAACACTACACAAAACCTCTGCTGTTGTTTTCGCTATGATGATACATGTTTGGAATGTACAAGTGACACAGTTGTTCTAAGTATGTAGAATCATTCGTTCAGGAAATTTGTAAAATTGCTTTTACGCAGTTGTCCAGTTTTTTATCGAATACTTCGTATGCCTTTGCTCCGTCCTGTAATAAAAATTGATGTGTTATAATATCTTCTATTGCATAACGCTGCAGCACTTCTTCTCTTATTAATTTTTCAGCGTAATAGTGTGCAGGGCAACGACCGCTTTTGTAAATAAGATTTTTATCATACGCTTCGCCTGGAGAAAAAGAAAAATGGTTTGCTGTATGCACACCAACAGATGATATGGTTCCACCGGGGCGAAGAAGATCAATAGCCATCTTCAATGTAGCAGAACTACCAACAACCTCCATTACTGCATCAGCACCGCGACCATGTGTGTTGTTGAGAATTTCTTCTTTAATATCAATAAGCGATGGATTAAGCGGAACTGCACCAAATTGTTTTGCAATGGCTAATCGTTCGGGTACAACATCAATCGCAAATACGGTTTCAGCACCAAGATGCTTTGCAGCAATGATGGTCATAAGACCTACAGGTCCGCACCCGACAACTGCATAAACATTTTTTGGTTTTATGCCTGCATTGTCTGCACAGAAATAACCTGTAGAAAAAACGTCTCCCAATAACAACCCTTTCTTTTCATTAAGATCATTGCTTAATGGAAGTAAAGTACTATCTGCCATTGGCACGCGTAGATAACCTGCCTGTGCACCATGAAGACCATAACCTTTCTCTACCCAACCAAATAGATTTCCTTTTTCGCAGCGGCATGTAAGACCAATACGACAATAAAAACATTCACCACATGAGGTAGTAAAAGGGCTAATACTTTTGTACCTTTTTTGAATCTCTTTACATCACTACCTGCTTCTTCTACAATGCCGGTAAACTCGTGCCCCATCACTGTTCCATGATCCAGTCCTGTTTCTCTTCCATGATATACATGCAGATCAGAACCACAAATACCGGACATGGTTATTTTTACAATTGCATCTGTTGAATGAAGCAATTGAGGATCCTGAACGTTGCTATATTCAATGATTTCTTTTCCGCCGAATGTTAGTGCCTGCATTGTGTGAAGTTAAAGATTGCGTAACATTAGGAGGATGAGGAGTTCCATAATATTCCGTTTATCCTATAGTTGCCATTAAAACCTGACGTACAAGTGAGTGACACAACAGGCGATGCCATGAAATACTAAAGCTTGCTCCATAAGTCATCCCCGGGGAGTTATTATTTCTCCGGCACAAACAATAAACATCTGCAGCAACAATACCTGCTGCTATTTCAGTTTTACAGCGTGTTGATATACAGCCAGGTATTCTCATATCTACATTAGATAACAATTTATTTAATAAATATTTATTGTTTTTCAATAAATATTTATCTATAATTGCATCATTATTTAAAAAAAACTAACATGAAAACAAGAACAGAAAAAATTTTAGTAGTCCTTAAAATTCTTGCCCTCCTGGGTGCCATTAAATATTCAATTGACTGCGGAGCCCAGTTAACCAATTTTGTAGCAAGCTTTATAAACACTGAATGGGCGAAACGTACGTACGAGGTTAACCTGGATATATTCAACATTCGTGAGAAAAGTATTGCGTATTATTCTTACGCCATGTGTTTAACCATTGCGGTTTCGGCATTAAAAGCAACTATCTGGTACGTAGTTTATGCCTTGCTTATGAAGCTTAAACTTAAAACACCTTTTTCTATGGAAGTAGAAAAAAAATTTGAAAGCATCGCCTTCCTGTTGCTTGCTGTTTGGATCGTGAGCGCCATTTTCTGGAAGATTTATGCTTACTACCTCACGCAGGATACAGGCATACAATTACCGGCTAACAACAGCAGTGATGAATACTTTTTTATGGCAGGTATTGTTTATATCATCTCGCAGATATTTAAACGTGGTATCGAAATGCAGGAAGAAAACCAATTAACCGTATAACCTATGCCGATTATTGTAAATCTTGATGTAATGATGGCTAAACGAAAGATGTCGCTGAATGAGCTTTCAGAAAAAGTTGATCTTACATTGGCTAATCTCTCTATCTTAAAAACGGGCAAAGCAAAAGCTGTTCGTTTCAGCACGTTAGAAGCAATTTGTAAAGTGCTTAATTGTCAGCCGGGTGATATACTTGAGTATGTAGAAGAAGGCAACAAATCGCAAATTTAGTTGCTGTAATTTTTAGGATACTAGCTGCAACGTTTGGCAAACAGATCTTCGCAAAAAGACATTGTATATTGGTCATGCCCGCAGGGCCTTGTCCTTTCAACGGCGCTGCACCCGCTTCTTTGCCGCGATATGGCTGCGCCATCGCTGCAATTTCGGCTTAGCCGGAACCGAACCGGCTGAGATGCCTTAAGCAAGGACGGGTATGAACACGAACGATAAAAAATAAACTGAACAACTGCAGTAACAATTGACAGCATTACATTTCAGTCAAATAATCATTCCTTTTTTAAAGTGCAGGTGCGCAACTAAAGCAATTCTCCGCTTGTTTGCCTTTATAATAGTTTTATGCTGCACAATGAAGATTTCTTCCTAATATTTTTTACCTGTTTATTATTATCTTCTGCACTACGCCGGTAGTATTATTCTTTAGATAATATAAACCCGGACTTACACCGGCAATATTGATAATCGTACTACCATTGATTGATTTTCTAAGCAGCGTTTTACCCGACTGGTCAATAAGTGAAACAATTGCTTTAGTATTAGCCTGGATGTATATCTGATCTCTTGCGGGGTTGGGATAAACAGTGAAGCCGCCATTGTTGAGTTTTGATGCTTTTGCTTTGTTTTCTTTTGGTAATTCCGTTGTTTCAAACCTGCCTGTTTTGTTGTAGACTAATTTCATACCCCAGTAATCGCGACCGCCTCTTGAATGCGTTTTTTTATCTCCTGATATGCGAGATTGGGAGTAGCCGCCTACTATATAATTATTTCCTGAAATTTCTATGACGCTATAAGCTTCATCAGGATCGTTCCCTCCTATTGTTTTATCCCACTGAATATTCCCCTGGCTATCAAGTTTTACAACCCAATAATCTTCGTCTCCCCTGCTGTTTTCTGTTTTTTCGCCTGATATGTTTGAGAAGGAATATCCTGCCAGAATATACCCCCCATCATAGGTCTCCTGAAGAGAAGTTAACTCATCATAGTCGCTACCTCCAATCGTTTTGTTCCATTGTATCTTTCCCATGCTATCAAGTTTTACAACCCAATAATCTTCCTTACCCCTACTGTTTTCTGTTTTTTCTCCTGATATACCTGATGTGGAATAACCGCCCAAAATATATCCTCCATCACTGGTTTGCCGGAGAGCGTTTAACTTATCAGCAAGGCTACCTCCAATCGTTTTGTCCCATTGAATGTTTCCCAGGCTATCAAGTTTTACAACCCAATAATCATCCTGTCCCCTGCTATTTTCAGTTTTTTCACCTGATATATCTGACCAGGAATAACCACCCAAAATATATCCTTCATCACTGGTTTGCTGAACCGAGGTTAATCCATCCGTATTGTTTCCGCCGATTGTTTTATCCCATATAATTTTTCCTGTGCTATCAAGTTTTACTAACCAATAGTCAAATCCGCCTCTGCTATCTTGTGTTTTTTCACCAGAAATATTTGAATCAGACTGGCCACCTAATATATATCCGTTGCCAGTAGTTTGCTGAAGAGAAGTCAACCTATCATTAGTACCATTTCCTCCAATGGTTTTGTCCCATTGTATAGTTCCTGAGCTATCCAGCCTTATTACCCAGTAATCATCACCACCTCTACTATTTTCAGTTTTTTCAGACGATATGTTTGACTGTGAGAAACCGCCTACCAGATACCCGTAATCGCTGGTTTGCAGAAGATCAGATAAATAATCCTGGTCACTTCCACCAATGGTTTTATCCCATTGGATTTTATATGTGCTGTCCATTTTTATGATCCAATAATCATAACCCCCTCTTATATTTTCAGTTTTATCGCCGGATATACATGAAGTAGAATACCCCCCGACAATTATGCCTTTGTCTTTTGTTAAATACATATTGCTAAACCAGTCACTATAATTGCCACCGATTTCTTTTTGCGCTTTGATTTCAGGTTGCGCAAAACTCTTAACGGATATGATACATGTGAGTATAATGATGCATAAAAAACTTTGTTTCATAAAAAGATGTTTAACTAAGTTTCTATTGACGAAGATTTGCAGGGAAAGCGGATGTTCAAAACTATTTAGACTTTTACAACTATTACTTGATACACATTTGCCTGAGAGATGATTAAGATCATTGTGCCTTTGTTAGTCATTTATTCCCTTTTGTTATATTTAGTTGCTCAATTTAGCTTTTGAAGGTGAAATGATTGACACGACAGGGATGCCATGAAATATTGCTGCTTACTAAAAATAAAAAAGCAATATTCATGAAGTAAATACCGTAGCTGACAAACAATGTTTTCTTTCAACGCCGATTTTGTATACTAACTTTCGTACTACTTTAGCCAAAGCTTATAACCAATCTTACAATGAAAATCATTATTAGTTTTTTGATCGCAATTATTATATCGCGTGGTATAAGTATTGCGCAGGTAAAAAGTTATTACATCAACGCGGACAGTACTTTCCCGGGAATGGAGAAGATACACAGTGGCCATTTTATTACCGTTAATATGAGCAACAGGTCCGGAAAAAAATTACTGGTAAGTATTCCCGGTACTACAGGGCCCGCCGATGTAATGAGATCATTCGATAGTGTTGCAGCGCTTGAAGGTTATCATACTATCAGTATTGACTATCCTAATAACCGCAATACTGCAACTTTTATAAACAGCATAGATAAAGAGGCGTTTAATAAATTCAGGCAGGAGCTGGATTTCGGCACACCTGTTTCTGATTCTGTGAATGTAGATTCTTTGAACAGTATTGTTAACCGCATCACTAAACTGGTAATATATCTTGCTAAAACAAGACCTGCAGAAGGCTGGAATAATTTCCTGGATCATGATAAAATAATATGGGAGCGTGTTACACTTGCCGGGCATTCACAAGGTGCGGGGCATGTAAGTTATATTGGGCATGCATTCAAAGTTCATAAAGTTATTATGCTTTCTGGTCCACAGGATTTTTTATCAAACTATGATATGCCTGCACCCTGGTTATCTGCAGATTCAAAAACACCATACAGCAGCTTTTACTCATTTCTTCATGATGATGATGCTTACAACACACAACGGCAAATAAGAAATGATCTTACTGCGATGCATGCAGACTCGTCTGTTATCTGTCGCTTTCAAAACATGAATGCATTTTCAAAACAGTGCAGGATATTTATTTCTGGTATACAGGTGCCAAATACTACGCAACAAAATATGGGAATGCAAAACCATATGGCAAGCATAATGCCTATGCATAGCAAGGTTTGGATATGGTTGCTGAAGGATTAGAAGATTATTTTGTATATGTTGAAATATGTTCAATAGTACAAGTGTGCGACGCAACAGGTGATGCCATGAAAAACTAAGTTGGGTACATAAAAAAACAACCATAGCATAAAACAAAAAAGTTGAATAAACTTTTGCTGCGCTTATTCAACTTTTTTATGATGGCAGCAGGAAATTTACCTGCGGCCGTCGCAAATATTTAACCATGCATTGCGGATCTTTAACTGCTCTGCGGTAGGATTGTTGTTTAACCTTAATATATTTAGTCGCTGTTTGTCAATTTTAGTGGCGGGGGCGGAGAGATCAACCATCTCTATCTGGCCTGTAGCATTCCTGCGTTTTATTTTTATGTGTATTGCATCACCTTCTTTCAAGTTTGCATATAACTGATCGAGCTTTTCCTCAAAATTGCCGGCAGTTATAGGTGAATCGTTGATACTTATAATTTCATCTCCATCTTTATAGCCCATCTTTTTCCCAAAGTCGTTCAGGTTTTTTGTACCTATAGCAATATTGCCGTTTTCTGTTACTTTAACGGCAAACCCTCCGAGAGTAAATTCTTTATAAGTCTCTTTAGGAATAAAATCTACGCCTGCAAGACCAAAGAATTGCTCATAAGGAATGGGCGTTGTACCCTGAACATAAGTGGTAAAGAAATCTTTAAGCTCCGGATAGGTAAGTTGAGCGATGACACTGAACAAAGTATCGTCTTCAAAGAATTTATCCTTACCGTAATTGATACCAAGATCGTGCTTCAGGTCTTTAAGTCCATATTGAGCATTTGAAAGTTTTAATAAGCAGAGATCGAGGCAGGCAGAAATAAGTGCGCCTTTCTGGTAAACGTTTCCATATTGAGGCGCCCATTTACCTGCGCTTTCTTTACTGAGTTCGGTAAAAGAAAGTGAGTCATTGTAATAAGATCGTGAAATAGTAATTTTCTGAGATAAGGTATTAAGAAATTGTTCCGGAGTTTTTAACCCTTCATATTCCTGCACATGATGAGCGTAATATTCTGTACTACCCTCGTAAAGCCACAGATGTTTGCTTAAAATGGTTTCATTAAAATTGAATTCCTTTACTTCCCGGGAACTTATGGTAAGTGGTGTTACAATATGAAAAAATTCGTGGGATGAAATGTCTACCCAATGCTCAATAGCTTCCTTTTCAGGGGCTTCGTCTAAAGCATAAAAGGAAGAATAGGAATGCTCCCAGGCTCCTCCGATAGGGTTCTTTTTTTGTTCGCCATTGAAATAGTAGATAAAGGCGTATTTATCCACCGGCAGTTTACCACCAAGGTAATCTCTGGCTGCCATAAGTAATTTTTCAAGATGTTCTGCCAGGTATCGGGATGTAGCGAGTTTGTGTGGAGAGTAAACAGCCACTAAAACATCAGCATTACCAACTTTTACAGTAGTGGTATCTGGTAAACAAAACATGATAGGGGAATCATAGAGATTGTCAGCATTGTCGCACTGAAAGAGATCGAGTACCGGGGTAGAAGAAACAGGTCTTAAACCTGTGGCTGCATAAAAGCCGGCAGGCTTGGTAAAAGAAAGCTGGAAAGGCATCTTTTTCATACCATCGAAATAACCAAAAAGCCCCGGTGTGTTTATGACAAAATTCTTTCCTGCTTCAAAGCTGGTGCCGCACATGGGATAAACCATATTATTAATACTGGCATCCCAGGTATCTTCAACGTTGTAGGTTATTCTGGAGACCTTATTAGCTTTTTTTATGGCCCATCCGTTGTCACCTGCTGCGGAAACAGGTAGTTCCTTTCCCTTTTTATCAAAAGCCTTAAGGTTATGTACATATTTACCATAGTTGCTGTTCATATAAGTACCCGGAACAATCTTAGGTAAGTAAAAAATAATTTCTTTTTGTGATACCGTGGGGCAAATCAATTCTATATGTAATTGGTCACTATCAACTTTGGTCAGGTCCACACTGTATTTGTAGGTGTTTTGTGCATCGACAATAAACACGAGACCCACAAGGATTAAACTCAACAAAAAAGGCTTATATTGCATATGCTTTTTCATATTACTGCTATTGGTTAAACTGCAAAGAAAAGTAATAGTGTGACTCAACATTTACCGCTCTTCATTAAGATAAATGTGTCTGTCATGAAATAAAGTTAAGAGCTGTAAAATATCCCATGAAGAGAAGTTGTTTTCCCGATTTTGGAAGTGAGTACAAAATTGGAAAACTATTTAATTGATTACCAATATATAATAACAATGGCACCGGGTTTGGTTAAATGATGGGCAATAAGTTTTTGTATCATTTTTAATAACAATACAGAAGCTATAAAATCGAAATATCAATAAAAACCATTTTGCAACATAAACCCTTATTCTATGGTGAAACTTTACACCGGCATTATTACTTTCTTATTTCTCATTCCAGCAATTACCTTCGCCACACCGGGCCGCTTCAATAAAGGCGTTCAGCCGGTTAAGAATAAAGGTTATGTGATCTTTACGCTGGATAATTCAATAAATGGTAATAAACCAATTGAAACCGCTTATGTTATCTTAGATAAATACAACCGCACAGGCGCAGGCTATGTAAGCCAGAAATTCCTGGTAAACGATAACAAGATCATCATAACTGACCTTCCTGAAGGAAAATATTATGCAGATATCTTTACTAAAGGATTTTACAAACAATATTTCACCAGGGTCATCTATGTAAGTAAAAAAGGTAATAACTACACTTTCAAAATGGAAGAAGTAAGAACCTTCACTCCCAGGAAAACAGTTATGCCTAAAGAAAGTACAGACTTTGCTAAAACGAGCGTGGTAAAGATGAAATAATGTACGGTTGAAAGTTTGCAAAATTATTTTGATACCCTGCAGTAGTATATCATAGCATCTGCACTTGCGTCGCACTCTTGTACAGCTGGTTAAAATGGCAGCAGTTATATACCAGAGATTACTGATAGTTTTATAGACTAAATGTACATATAACAGCAAAGCTCCTTACGGGGAGCTTTACTGTTTTTATATAGATGCCCCTTCAGCATATTGTACTCTGTTGCCAAACCTGCTATTCCTGCATGCCGCTCAATGTTTCGAAGGATGAAGTGAGTGACACAACCGCCGATGCCATAATAACATTAAAGCCTGCACAAAAAATCAATTCTTAATAATTTCGCTGATAGTTTTATTGTTCAAATCTTATTCCTACTTCATCGCGGTAACAGGAGGAATATAAGCAGGCACTAAATTTTTAACTGGTGTTGTTGATTTAAGAAAAGCGAATATATCTCTAAGGTCTTCGTCGGAAAGATTTTTGTACTGCTGCCAGGGCATTGGTGGCATCAGTGGACGGGTACCATCCAAACCTTTGTATTTTCCTTCTCTTAGTGCCTTTTTAAACTGATCAAATTTCCAGTTGCCAATTCCTGTTGAATCGCTGGTAAGATTTGCTGAAAAAGAAGTGCCCCATGGACCTACATATGCAGTAAGGTCCGGTGCAAATAACATCCATGATTTTAATTGACTGGTATCAGCTGCAGGCAAAACTGCATCAGACGGATGGCCTGAAAAACGGCGTGAAAGATCTACTTCAGGACCATTTGGGCCAAATACTTTTGGTGAATGACAATCATCGCAGCCCATCATGGTAACAAGATATTTCCCATGATTAATTTGCTCTGCTGTAAAATTGCTTGTGTTGAACTCCACAGCTGTTTTTGTCTCTGCATTGCTGCTGCAGGAAACAAAAATCGCTGCTCCTGCTATTACAACAAGTGCTGCAACTAAAATGGTGATCTTTTTCATAAAGTAATATTTTTCTTTTTTGGTTGTTTTAATAACACAAATCAACAAAGGAATGCTAAAGAAAAGCAGCAACTGTTGTATGAGATGTTTACAAAGCTGTATGAATTGACGTGGCAAATGAATGCAAAGCATGGCAATTTATTCGTTAAATAATATCTTTAGTACCTTAAGCCAACTTAGCTCAGCTGGCAGAGCATTTCATTCGTAATGAAAGGGTCGTCGGTTCGATTCCGATAGTTGGCTCATAAGTGCAACAAATGGAAAGAAATCATTTATGTTAACAAGATCGAATAACATTATTTTTACTTAAATCGTTTTTATGAAAAGAGCCCTTTTGTATACCGTTGTTGCATGGATATTTTGCATTGGCTTCCTTGCCTGTAAGAAAAGTGTAAGCACAGACAGTTCTGCAATAACCATAGAGAATATTTCAGGCACTTATGCATTAAAAGGATTGACCTGGACCTTTGGCGGTTTTAATTTCAATGTATACGATTCGCTTGATGCCTGTGAGAAAGACAATCTTATAAAGTTCAATACAGACAAAACTGTAGATTATATTGATGCGGGTGCTGTGTGTACCCCGCCTGAGGATGATAACGGCACTTGGGATTTACAGGGAGACAGCTTAATATTTAGCAGTAATTATTCAAATGCCAAAATACAAAGTTTTAACGGCAAAACACTAATTCTCACAGGTGTGGCTGATGGAGAGACAGGAGCAACAGCTACTACCACACTGGAAAAACAATAATCAAATTTATAACTCTATGTAATTACAGAAGATTAAAGGCCTTAATAACGAGACCTTTAATTTTACAGGTACTCTTTATAACAAATTCCTTTTCGACTTAAGCATTCTCAAGATCTGCAATAATTATTTTATCCATTTGCATAAGAGCAGCCATTGCTCTTTTTGCTTTTGCAGTGTCCCTATTACCCAGCAGTTCGCCTAATGTTTTTGGAACGATCTGCCACGATACACCAAACTTATCTTTAAGCCATCCGCACCTGCTTTTTTCTCCGCCTTCAGAAAGTTTGCCCCAGAAATAATCTACTTCTGCCTGGTTCTCGCAATCAACGAAAAAAGAAATTGCCTCCGTAAATTTAAATTGAGGCCCCGCATCAAATGCATGGAATTTTAAACCTTCCAGTTCAACAGTGGCAGACATTACCTGGTCTTTTGGAAACGGGCTGCCTTCGCCCCAATGTTTAATGCTGGTAACCTTGGAGTTCTTAAACACAGAAGCATAGAAATTTACAGCTTCTTCTGCTCTTCCATCAAACCATAAGAATGGTGTTATCTTTTGCATATCGTTTTGTTTTATTTTCTATAATGATTTTTATTCTTTACGCCCATCATAAAAATTCAATTTAATTTTTTATGCCAACTGTAGTATTTTATAGCATCGTCCCTTGCGTCGCAATAACTTTATCTTTATATCACATGTCATCTGCAGTTTCATTTTCAACCAACATCACTCAATTCAAACAGCGTTAAAATTTAATGAACAAACCTACCTTTTTAAATTTATTGTTATAAGGTGCGAATGCGACAATAGAAGGTACCCTTTACGACAAAGTTTAATTAAATCAAGAGCATATAATAGCTACATAAAGCGGATCATTTAGTTCTCAGCTTACCCCCCTAACCATGCAGAAGGCAACGCAAGTATAATCAGTGAAATGGCATACCAGTGAGGAGCTTTGTCCAAAATTACAATTGCACCAACAATACTTAAAACAAATCCTATAAACCCACCAATCATTGCATGACGCATAGGTTTGGCTGGTGCTAAAACAGCTGTGATATATATGGGCCCGCTGTTCCATAAACATTGCGGTAAACAATCACTAATACAATAAACCATGATGCATTGTCGTCAAAAGGTGTTTTCATTATACCTTTTTTTCAAGCCGCGTATCTGTTGTAACAGATAAAACAACTACCAACAGAAATCCTGCAACGATTGCCCAAGTAAAATTGCGGTTTAATGTACCGGGTTGTTATTATCCCGATAGCAGCTAATTTCTATTAAAGAGTGTATAATTTGAATTGAATTGCTTTTAAAGAGATGCTATTTGCAGGAAAGATAAAGCGCTTGCCGCGTAGCTTGTATACAAGTAATTGTTTACTCAAAAGTATTAATG
Coding sequences within it:
- a CDS encoding helix-turn-helix domain-containing protein is translated as MPIIVNLDVMMAKRKMSLNELSEKVDLTLANLSILKTGKAKAVRFSTLEAICKVLNCQPGDILEYVEEGNKSQI
- a CDS encoding T9SS type A sorting domain-containing protein; its protein translation is MKQSFLCIIILTCIISVKSFAQPEIKAQKEIGGNYSDWFSNMYLTKDKGIIVGGYSTSCISGDKTENIRGGYDYWIIKMDSTYKIQWDKTIGGSDQDYLSDLLQTSDYGYLVGGFSQSNISSEKTENSRGGDDYWVIRLDSSGTIQWDKTIGGNGTNDRLTSLQQTTGNGYILGGQSDSNISGEKTQDSRGGFDYWLVKLDSTGKIIWDKTIGGNNTDGLTSVQQTSDEGYILGGYSWSDISGEKTENSRGQDDYWVVKLDSLGNIQWDKTIGGSLADKLNALRQTSDGGYILGGYSTSGISGEKTENSRGKEDYWVVKLDSMGKIQWNKTIGGSDYDELTSLQETYDGGYILAGYSFSNISGEKTENSRGDEDYWVVKLDSQGNIQWDKTIGGNDPDEAYSVIEISGNNYIVGGYSQSRISGDKKTHSRGGRDYWGMKLVYNKTGRFETTELPKENKAKASKLNNGGFTVYPNPARDQIYIQANTKAIVSLIDQSGKTLLRKSINGSTIINIAGVSPGLYYLKNNTTGVVQKIIINR
- a CDS encoding alcohol dehydrogenase catalytic domain-containing protein; its protein translation is MQALTFGGKEIIEYSNVQDPQLLHSTDAIVKITMSGICGSDLHVYHGRETGLDHGTVMGHEFTGIVEEAGSDVKRFKKGTKVLALLLPHVVNVFIVVLVLHAAAKKEIYLVG
- a CDS encoding c-type cytochrome; its protein translation is MKKITILVAALVVIAGAAIFVSCSSNAETKTAVEFNTSNFTAEQINHGKYLVTMMGCDDCHSPKVFGPNGPEVDLSRRFSGHPSDAVLPAADTSQLKSWMLFAPDLTAYVGPWGTSFSANLTSDSTGIGNWKFDQFKKALREGKYKGLDGTRPLMPPMPWQQYKNLSDEDLRDIFAFLKSTTPVKNLVPAYIPPVTAMK
- a CDS encoding BPSS1187 family protein, which encodes MKIIISFLIAIIISRGISIAQVKSYYINADSTFPGMEKIHSGHFITVNMSNRSGKKLLVSIPGTTGPADVMRSFDSVAALEGYHTISIDYPNNRNTATFINSIDKEAFNKFRQELDFGTPVSDSVNVDSLNSIVNRITKLVIYLAKTRPAEGWNNFLDHDKIIWERVTLAGHSQGAGHVSYIGHAFKVHKVIMLSGPQDFLSNYDMPAPWLSADSKTPYSSFYSFLHDDDAYNTQRQIRNDLTAMHADSSVICRFQNMNAFSKQCRIFISGIQVPNTTQQNMGMQNHMASIMPMHSKVWIWLLKD
- a CDS encoding zinc-binding dehydrogenase, with product MADSTLLPLSNDLNEKKGLLLGDVFSTGYFCADNAGIKPKNVYAVVGCGPVGLMTIIAAKHLGAETVFAIDVVPERLAIAKQFGAVPLNPSLIDIKEEILNNTHGRGADAVMEVVGSSATLKMAIDLLRPGGTISSVGVHTANHFSFSPGEAYDKNLIYKSGRCPAHYYAEKLIREEVLQRYAIEDIITHQFLLQDGAKAYEVFDKKLDNCVKAILQIS
- a CDS encoding fibrobacter succinogenes major paralogous domain-containing protein, with product MKTTIKTGLAALIMLIAISCKKENTNMRAFAKTDDSAMQLSVSDLTAADAVIIGTQVWMKKDLTTSYYRNGDKIPQVKDPAKWAKLTTGAWCWYNNDPRYGKLYNWYAVNDPRGLAPAAGWHIPSDAEWTALTTFLGGYTVAGGKMKETGTTHWLTPNADATNSSGFTALPGGTRYYLGDFFDVGGYGYWWSSTESDSQSAYHRLLTYFYGAISRFTDYKTNGFSVRCIKD
- a CDS encoding lipocalin-like domain-containing protein, with the translated sequence MKRALLYTVVAWIFCIGFLACKKSVSTDSSAITIENISGTYALKGLTWTFGGFNFNVYDSLDACEKDNLIKFNTDKTVDYIDAGAVCTPPEDDNGTWDLQGDSLIFSSNYSNAKIQSFNGKTLILTGVADGETGATATTTLEKQ
- a CDS encoding M61 family metallopeptidase; the protein is MKKHMQYKPFLLSLILVGLVFIVDAQNTYKYSVDLTKVDSDQLHIELICPTVSQKEIIFYLPKIVPGTYMNSNYGKYVHNLKAFDKKGKELPVSAAGDNGWAIKKANKVSRITYNVEDTWDASINNMVYPMCGTSFEAGKNFVINTPGLFGYFDGMKKMPFQLSFTKPAGFYAATGLRPVSSTPVLDLFQCDNADNLYDSPIMFCLPDTTTVKVGNADVLVAVYSPHKLATSRYLAEHLEKLLMAARDYLGGKLPVDKYAFIYYFNGEQKKNPIGGAWEHSYSSFYALDEAPEKEAIEHWVDISSHEFFHIVTPLTISSREVKEFNFNETILSKHLWLYEGSTEYYAHHVQEYEGLKTPEQFLNTLSQKITISRSYYNDSLSFTELSKESAGKWAPQYGNVYQKGALISACLDLCLLKLSNAQYGLKDLKHDLGINYGKDKFFEDDTLFSVIAQLTYPELKDFFTTYVQGTTPIPYEQFFGLAGVDFIPKETYKEFTLGGFAVKVTENGNIAIGTKNLNDFGKKMGYKDGDEIISINDSPITAGNFEEKLDQLYANLKEGDAIHIKIKRRNATGQIEMVDLSAPATKIDKQRLNILRLNNNPTAEQLKIRNAWLNICDGRR
- a CDS encoding VOC family protein, translating into MQKITPFLWFDGRAEEAVNFYASVFKNSKVTSIKHWGEGSPFPKDQVMSATVELEGLKFHAFDAGPQFKFTEAISFFVDCENQAEVDYFWGKLSEGGEKSRCGWLKDKFGVSWQIVPKTLGELLGNRDTAKAKRAMAALMQMDKIIIADLENA
- a CDS encoding DUF2975 domain-containing protein; its protein translation is MKTRTEKILVVLKILALLGAIKYSIDCGAQLTNFVASFINTEWAKRTYEVNLDIFNIREKSIAYYSYAMCLTIAVSALKATIWYVVYALLMKLKLKTPFSMEVEKKFESIAFLLLAVWIVSAIFWKIYAYYLTQDTGIQLPANNSSDEYFFMAGIVYIISQIFKRGIEMQEENQLTV